A window of the Pseudoalteromonas sp. A25 genome harbors these coding sequences:
- a CDS encoding methylamine utilization protein → MKKILLLLGLLSSATQALEITITDAQGEPVAGAAVWLTGKNWQASPSQKQRLYSMGQKNRAFTPHILIVPNDSQVDFPNLDSILHHVYSFSQAKSFELKLYRDKPLAPVQFEQTGVIELGCNIHDWMLGYIIVVDSGVYGLTNNNGKVSFAIDSSQVGNAQLNVWHERFENLNMPESEPLTIVQVSQVMQYQIKQPLLEKLEFLSDETDDYE, encoded by the coding sequence ATGAAAAAAATACTCTTGTTGCTTGGATTATTGAGCAGTGCAACACAGGCGCTGGAAATAACCATCACTGACGCACAAGGTGAGCCTGTTGCTGGGGCTGCAGTGTGGTTGACCGGCAAAAATTGGCAAGCTAGCCCATCACAAAAGCAGCGGTTATACAGTATGGGGCAAAAAAATAGGGCGTTTACTCCGCATATCTTAATTGTACCAAACGATAGCCAAGTAGATTTTCCTAACCTAGACTCGATTTTGCATCATGTATACTCATTTTCTCAAGCAAAGTCATTTGAGTTAAAACTGTATAGGGATAAACCTCTTGCACCGGTACAGTTTGAACAAACAGGCGTGATAGAACTGGGTTGTAACATTCATGATTGGATGCTTGGGTATATCATTGTGGTTGACTCTGGTGTTTATGGGCTGACTAACAACAATGGTAAGGTCTCTTTTGCTATAGATAGTTCGCAGGTCGGTAATGCACAATTGAACGTCTGGCATGAGCGATTTGAAAACTTGAATATGCCAGAAAGTGAGCCTTTAACTATCGTTCAAGTTTCTCAGGTCATGCAATATCAGATCAAACAACCTTTGCTCGAAAAATTGGAGTTCCTTAGTGATGAAACGGATGATTACGAGTAA
- the sthA gene encoding Si-specific NAD(P)(+) transhydrogenase: MAKPKSKPAATTEAADTYQYDAIIIGTGPGGEGAAMNLSKSQKKVAVIERQQAVGGGCVHWGTIPSKALRHSVSRLIEYKANPLYRFTEKPQRHTFQDILNHASTVISKQSNLRSSFYERNRIHLYQGNASFVDQHTIKVEHIDGSQELITAHTIVIATGSRPYRPPEVDFAHPRIYDSDTILSLKHNPQRVLIYGAGVIGCEYASIFKGLGAKVDLVNTRDRLLAFMDAEISDALSYHFWNSGIVIRHNEDFARVETRDDCVILHLKSGKRVKADCILFANGRTGNTDDLNLAAIGLQADGRGQLKVNENYQTDVKNVYAVGDVIGYPSLASAAFDQGRIAADAIAHGECADKLIIDIPAGIYTIPEMSSVGKTEQQLTAAKIPYEVGRAQFKHLARAQITGTEVGSLKLLFHAETKELLGVHCFGERASEIVHIGQAIMEQKGPGNNVEYFVNTTFNYPTMAEAYRVAALNGLNRLCD, encoded by the coding sequence GTGGCTAAGCCAAAAAGTAAACCAGCAGCGACGACAGAAGCTGCTGACACATATCAATACGATGCAATTATCATTGGCACGGGCCCCGGGGGTGAAGGGGCGGCTATGAACTTATCTAAAAGCCAAAAAAAAGTCGCTGTTATTGAAAGGCAACAAGCCGTAGGCGGTGGATGCGTACACTGGGGAACAATCCCCTCGAAAGCACTCCGTCACTCCGTGAGTCGATTAATTGAGTACAAGGCTAACCCTTTATACCGATTTACTGAAAAGCCACAGCGACATACATTTCAAGATATTTTGAACCATGCTAGTACCGTGATTTCAAAACAGTCAAACCTGCGTAGTAGCTTTTATGAACGTAATCGGATCCATTTGTATCAAGGCAATGCCAGCTTTGTTGATCAGCACACCATAAAGGTCGAGCATATCGATGGCTCTCAAGAGCTGATCACCGCGCACACCATCGTTATTGCTACTGGGTCTCGTCCATATCGGCCACCAGAAGTAGACTTTGCTCACCCACGTATTTACGACAGTGACACCATTTTAAGCTTAAAGCACAATCCACAACGCGTATTGATCTACGGTGCGGGTGTAATTGGCTGTGAATATGCATCTATTTTTAAAGGCTTAGGCGCAAAAGTTGACTTAGTAAATACCCGCGACCGCTTACTAGCATTCATGGATGCTGAGATATCTGATGCGCTCAGCTATCACTTTTGGAATAGTGGTATTGTTATTCGTCATAATGAAGACTTTGCTCGCGTAGAAACCCGAGATGATTGTGTGATCTTGCATTTAAAATCGGGCAAACGTGTTAAAGCCGACTGTATTTTATTCGCTAATGGACGCACAGGTAACACTGATGACCTGAACTTAGCAGCCATCGGCTTACAGGCAGATGGTCGCGGGCAATTAAAAGTAAACGAAAACTACCAAACCGACGTTAAAAATGTGTATGCGGTTGGTGATGTCATTGGTTACCCCAGTTTAGCCAGTGCGGCATTCGATCAAGGCCGTATTGCTGCAGATGCAATTGCCCATGGCGAATGTGCAGACAAGTTGATCATCGATATTCCTGCGGGCATTTATACCATCCCAGAAATGAGCTCAGTTGGTAAAACAGAGCAACAACTTACAGCTGCAAAAATTCCCTATGAAGTGGGCCGTGCACAATTTAAGCACCTGGCTCGCGCTCAGATCACAGGCACGGAAGTTGGTAGCCTAAAATTACTATTTCACGCTGAGACAAAAGAACTGCTTGGGGTGCATTGCTTTGGAGAAAGAGCCTCCGAAATTGTACATATCGGCCAAGCCATTATGGAGCAAAAAGGGCCTGGTAATAATGTTGAGTACTTCGTCAACACCACTTTTAATTACCCAACTATGGCTGAGGCATACCGAGTCGCAGCGTTAAATGGCTTAAATCGCCTATGTGATTAG